Proteins encoded in a region of the Coffea eugenioides isolate CCC68of chromosome 4, Ceug_1.0, whole genome shotgun sequence genome:
- the LOC113767984 gene encoding VQ motif-containing protein 20, whose product MSPAHFSDQHAKKEMIALSPLKINRDSHFIKKSSPSSSSSSSSSSLVNGVANATNKPAQQRHPVIIYTHSPKVIHTHPKDFMALVQKLTGLSRSSEDDQIISPAPPPPETKVEPNFQDDFTDDNNNKNMMVNDNKGGTMNDDNESTSVVTDEIENNGSSGTTAGDIGQVNSSCFVTPPPPIFDPPNPCFNNIPFFNPNPATDFFCTAQPFYNYSDSLFFMPNIRSSLSSATLDGMKELPDF is encoded by the coding sequence ATGAGCCCTGCACATTTCAGCGACCAGCatgcaaagaaagaaatgatAGCTTTGTCTCCATTGAAGATCAACAGGGATTCTCATTTCATCAAGAAATCATCACCTTCTTCGTCTTCATCTTCTTCGTCCTCCTCGCTAGTGAATGGTGTCGCCAACGCGACCAACAAGCCTGCTCAGCAGCGTCACCCCGTCATTATCTACACGCATTCTCCGAAAGTCATACACACGCATCCCAAGGATTTCATGGCATTGGTGCAAAAGCTCACCGGCCTTTCGCGGTCGTCGGAGGACGATCAAATTATTAGCCCCGCTCCTCCTCCTCCTGAAACCAAGGTCGAACCGAATTTTCAGGATGATTTTACGgacgataataataataagaatatgATGGTGAACGACAATAAAGGTGGGACGATGAATGATGATAATGAATCAACTTCGGTGGTGACGGATGAGATTGAAAATAATGGGAGCAGTGGTACCACGGCAGGGGACATTGGTCAGGTTAATTCATCGTGTTTTGTTACACCACCACCACCCATTTTTGATCCGCCAAATCCTTGCTTCAACAATATTCCGTTTTTCAATCCAAATCCGGCTACGGATTTCTTTTGTACAGCTCAACCGTTTTATAATTATTCGGATTCCTTATTTTTTATGCCTAACATAAGAAGCTCCTTATCATCTGCGACGTTGGATGGCATGAAAGAGCTACCAGATTTTTGA
- the LOC113769584 gene encoding uncharacterized protein LOC113769584, with the protein MQFDADKGDVLGMAVANKTRNMLEGLVKEGSFKWLTRTRSAYDEAIEEMGRSPSAGKNWLPDLSPVANVVVRRCSKILGVAMEQLKENFDEVASGALKHPSQYARNFLEYSSFRALALSTQVAGYLEDKKFRRLTFDMMVAWEIPAAGSQPVLNMDEDVSVALEAFSRIAPAVPIIADVIVSHKLFQVLTASSGGRLHFSVYDKYLGALARAVRKLKTQSESSLLSAVRSARGEKILDVDGTVTGQPVLEHVGISAWPGRLTLTDQALYFEALRVVSYDKAKVYDLSDDLNQVVRPELTGPLGTRLFDKAVLYKSTFISEPVIMEFPELKGHTRRDYWLAIIREVLYVQRFIHKFQITGIQRDEALLKAVFGILRVQALKEMSSTIPLCFDTLLMFNICDQLPGRDLILETLANMSTMRELDRINSGSPRGGMYSASASTMANTLDFMFGTGSTVPSPAGLLVGEIAVGETTPLEKAVMESRSSYKKVVQAQATVDGVRVDGIDTNLAVMMELLFPIVEFANWLQSLAYWEDPLKSMAFCMAFAYIICRGWLGYMFALLLIFLAVFLVLTHWFSRGRPTDELRIIAPPAKNAMEQLLAVQNAVSQVEELIQDGNVVLLKIRGLVLSIFPQASEKFAGALVVMALLLALLPAKYIVLLAFLELFTRYSPLRKASTERWARRFREWWFSIPAAPVLLERSKEDKKKK; encoded by the exons ATGCAGTTTGATGCTGACAAAGGGGATGTTTTGGGGATGGCTGTGGCTAACAAAACCCGAAACATGCTTGAGGGTCTGGTGAAGGAGGGCTCCTTCAAATGGTTAACAAGAACCCGGAGTGCATATGATGAAGCGATTGAGGAGATGGGACGGTCTCCATCAGCGGGGAAGAATTGGTTGCCAGACCTCTCTCCTGTGGCAAATGTGGTGGTCCGTAGATGCTCAAA AATCCTTGGTGTTGCTATGGAGCAGctcaaagaaaattttgatgaaGTGGCTTCTGGTGCTTTAAAACATCCATCTCAGTATGCACGTAACTTTTTGGAGTACAGTAGCTTCAGGGCTCTTGCCTTGTCCACTCAAGTTGCTGGTTATTTGGAAGACAAAAAATTTCGCCGACTTACATTTGATATGATGGTTGCATGGGAGATTCCTGCAGCTGGCAGCCAACCAGTTCTTAAT ATGGATGAGGATGTTTCAGTAGCCTTGGAGGCTTTTTCTCGAATTGCTCCTGCAGTCCCCATCATTGCCGATGTCATTGTTAGTCATAAGCTTTTTCAAGTGCTTACTGCCTCAAGTGGTGGTAGGCTGCATTTCTCGGTCTATGATAAGTACCTAGGTGCATTGGCAAG GGCagtaagaaaattaaaaacCCAATCTGAGTCCTCACTCCTTTCTGCCGTACGATCTGCTAGAGGTGAGAAGATCCTGGACGTGGATGGCACAGTGACAGGGCAACCAGTTCTTGAACATGTGGGAATTTCCGCATGGCCTG GTCGATTAACTCTGACCGATCAGGCTCTCTACTTTGAAGCTCTTCGTGTTGTCTCTTATGATAAGGCAAAAGTATATGATCTATCTGATGATTTAAACCAGGTTGTTAGACCTGAGCTTACAGGACCATTGGGAACCCGACTCTTCGACAAGGCAGTGTTGTACAAGTCAACTTTCAT ATCAGAACCAGTTATTATGGAGTTTCCTGAGCTTAAGGGACATACACGGCGTGATTACTGGCTTGCCATTATTCGAGAAGTTCTCTATGTCCAAAGGTTTATCCACAAATTCCAAATCACTGGAATTCAGCGGGATGAAGCTCTTCTGAAAGCTGTATTTGGAATCCTGCGAGTACAAGCCCTGAAAGAAATGAGTTCAACTATCCCTCTTTGTTTCGATACCCTTCTCATGTTCAACATATGCGATCAACTCCCTGGGCGGGACCTCATACTGGAAACTCTTGCTAACATGTCAACCATGAGGGAACTAGATCGAATTAACTCTGGTAGTCCTAGAGGTGGAATGTACTCTGCTTCAGCTTCGACCATGGCTAATACACTGGACTTTATGTTTGGAACAGGTTCTACTGTTCCTAGTCCAGCAGGACTTCTTGTTGGTGAAATTGCAGTAGGTGAAACCACTCCATTGGAGAAAGCAGTAATGGAATCTAGAAGCAGCTACAAAAAAGTGGTACAAGCACAAGCTACTGTTGATGGAGTTAGAGTTGACGGAATCGACACCAACTTGGCAGTCATGATG GAGTTGCTATTTCCTATTGTGGAATTTGCAAATTGGCTTCAGTCTTTGGCATACTGGGAAGACCCTTTGAAATCAATGGCATTCTGTATGGCTTTTGCATATATTATTTGCCG GGGATGGCTGGGCTATATGTTTGCATTACTACTCATCTTTTTGGCAGTTTTTTTGGTACTAACTCACTGGTTTAGCCGAGGCAGGCCAACCGATGAACTCAGGATAATAGCTCCACCTGCAAAAAATGCCATGGAGCAGCTTTTGGCTGTTCAGAACGCCGTATCACAAGTAGAAGAGCTGATCCAGGATGGGAATGTTGTTCTTCTTAAGATACGCGGCTTggttttgtccatttttccacAG GCAAGTGAGAAATTTGCGGGTGCTCTAGTTGTCATGGCTCTACTGCTAGCACTCTTACCCGCTAAATATATAGTATTGCTGGCCTTTCTGGAACTCTTTACAAGATATTCACCTCTTCGAAAAGCTAGCACAGAAAGATGGGCAAGAAGATTCAGAGAATGGTGGTTCAGCATACCAGCTGCTCCTGTACTTCTTGAAAGATCTAAAGAAGACAAAAAGAAGAAGTAA